One region of Vibrio pelagius genomic DNA includes:
- the zapA gene encoding cell division protein ZapA, whose amino-acid sequence MSNQAVDVEILGKLTRVNCPAGQEESLIAAAADLDNRLKEMAERTKVTNEVKLLTIAALNICYELQTKKFEANDEQNALTERMEKLTASLSDVLSKVKHGQQ is encoded by the coding sequence ATGAGTAATCAAGCGGTAGACGTTGAAATATTAGGTAAATTGACTCGAGTTAATTGTCCTGCAGGGCAAGAAGAGTCATTAATTGCAGCGGCGGCCGATCTTGATAATCGATTGAAAGAGATGGCTGAACGTACTAAGGTAACCAATGAAGTTAAGCTACTAACGATCGCTGCTCTTAACATATGTTATGAGCTACAGACGAAAAAGTTCGAAGCTAACGACGAACAAAACGCACTGACCGAGCGCATGGAAAAGCTCACTGCATCGCTTTCAGATGTACTCAGTAAGGTTAAGCACGGACAGCAATAG
- a CDS encoding FAD-dependent 2-octaprenylphenol hydroxylase codes for MMQSVDIAIVGGGMVGLALAAALKDSDLRIAVIEGKAPSEGLNELPDVRVSALSRSSEVILRNLGAWRGIEQRRAAPYQAMEVWEQDSFARIEFDSTRLAQPNLGHIVENRVIQLALLEQVKKQDNVSLYMPATCQSLAIGESEAWLTLDNGQALTAKLVVGADGANSWVRRQQDIPLTHWDYGHSAIVANIHTESAHDSVARQIFTPQGPLAFLPMQSPNMSSIVWSTEPNRAEKLVSMSEQEFNKHLTTEFDAKLGLCSVVGERFAFPLRMRYARDFAVERVALVGDAAHTIHPLAGQGVNLGLLDAASLAQELLKLWQAGEDIGTKRNLRSYERWRKAEAAKMIASMQGFKDLFEGDNPAKKLIRGLGMKLAGQLPGAKDEIMKRALGLTGNLPELAKRPVSTN; via the coding sequence ATGATGCAAAGTGTTGATATCGCTATTGTTGGCGGTGGCATGGTTGGATTGGCATTAGCCGCAGCCCTTAAAGACAGTGATCTAAGAATTGCTGTGATTGAAGGCAAAGCGCCGAGCGAAGGATTGAATGAACTGCCGGATGTTCGTGTGTCGGCATTGAGCCGTTCAAGTGAAGTGATCTTGCGTAATCTAGGCGCATGGCGCGGTATTGAACAGCGACGTGCTGCACCTTATCAAGCGATGGAAGTGTGGGAGCAAGACAGCTTCGCACGCATCGAGTTTGATTCTACTCGTCTGGCGCAGCCAAACCTTGGTCATATTGTCGAGAACCGAGTGATACAACTGGCACTGCTTGAACAAGTGAAGAAGCAGGACAATGTGAGCTTGTATATGCCAGCTACATGCCAATCTTTGGCAATTGGTGAAAGTGAAGCTTGGCTGACTCTAGATAATGGTCAGGCATTGACGGCCAAGCTGGTTGTTGGCGCTGATGGTGCAAACTCATGGGTTCGCAGACAGCAAGATATCCCACTCACACATTGGGACTATGGGCACAGCGCGATAGTGGCAAACATTCACACTGAATCTGCGCATGACAGTGTTGCGCGTCAGATCTTTACACCGCAAGGCCCCTTGGCATTTTTGCCAATGCAGTCACCGAATATGAGCTCAATCGTATGGTCAACCGAGCCAAATCGTGCTGAGAAGTTGGTATCGATGTCTGAACAAGAGTTCAACAAGCACCTGACAACAGAGTTTGATGCCAAGCTTGGTCTATGCAGCGTAGTCGGTGAGCGCTTTGCCTTCCCATTACGCATGCGTTATGCGCGTGATTTTGCCGTTGAGCGTGTGGCTTTAGTTGGTGATGCCGCCCACACGATTCATCCATTGGCAGGTCAAGGCGTGAATCTTGGTTTGCTTGACGCTGCGAGTCTAGCACAAGAGTTGCTCAAGCTATGGCAAGCGGGTGAAGACATCGGAACCAAGCGTAATCTGCGCAGTTACGAACGCTGGCGTAAAGCTGAAGCGGCCAAAATGATTGCTTCTATGCAGGGCTTTAAAGACCTGTTTGAAGGTGACAACCCAGCTAAGAAACTAATTCGTGGTTTAGGGATGAAACTTGCTGGACAGCTACCAGGTGCGAAAGATGAAATCATGAAACGTGCGCTAGGTTTAACCGGTAATCTACCGGAGCTTGCTAAACGACCAGTCAGTACTAATTAA
- a CDS encoding LysE/ArgO family amino acid transporter, whose protein sequence is MSFWVLLQGFGLGASMIIPIGAQNAYVLNQGIKRNHHLTTATICSLLDTLFISLGIFGGGAILSQNEILLTSVTLGGIAFLSVYGLLSLKSAFKTEAEHESKGEVLARGKRTVILGALAVTILNPHLYLDTVVILGSIGGQFEGNDRLAFALGTILASFVWFYSLSLGAAKLGPTLSKPKVKKGIDIAVATMMFTIAAVLANGLIEQYW, encoded by the coding sequence ATGAGTTTTTGGGTTTTATTGCAAGGGTTTGGATTGGGTGCGAGCATGATTATTCCTATTGGTGCACAGAACGCCTATGTCTTGAATCAGGGTATTAAGCGCAATCACCACCTCACCACTGCAACCATCTGTAGCCTTTTGGATACACTGTTTATTTCACTCGGCATTTTTGGGGGCGGTGCTATCCTATCTCAAAACGAGATTCTACTGACCTCAGTGACACTGGGTGGTATTGCCTTCTTAAGCGTATATGGTTTGCTATCTCTGAAAAGTGCTTTTAAAACAGAAGCAGAACATGAATCAAAGGGGGAAGTGTTAGCACGTGGCAAGCGTACTGTGATCCTAGGGGCATTAGCAGTGACCATACTAAACCCTCATTTGTATCTGGACACTGTGGTTATATTAGGCTCGATTGGCGGTCAATTTGAAGGCAATGATCGTCTTGCTTTCGCTTTAGGGACTATCCTTGCCTCTTTTGTTTGGTTCTATTCACTCTCGCTAGGTGCAGCAAAGCTAGGCCCAACATTATCAAAGCCAAAAGTGAAAAAAGGCATTGATATCGCAGTCGCGACCATGATGTTCACTATTGCAGCAGTGCTTGCCAATGGATTAATCGAGCAATACTGGTAA
- a CDS encoding YecA family protein has translation MSETTLPDYLTVATELQSASLAVTPAEMHGLLTGMLSGGLSLADKSWQPLIFDYTNDGMGWPDRALTLAEATLKVTTSEITGSGMELSMLLPDEDASASLFDLADGVSDWINHFISGLGLVGAQLNKASDETKEALADLEEMAKLGIDEDDDLDEQAQLLEQVIEHVKACALTIHAEFGARPSEDSAPTIH, from the coding sequence ATGAGCGAAACTACTTTACCTGACTACCTAACGGTTGCAACTGAATTGCAATCAGCAAGCCTTGCTGTAACGCCTGCAGAAATGCATGGCCTATTAACAGGGATGCTGAGCGGTGGGTTAAGCCTTGCAGATAAAAGCTGGCAGCCATTGATCTTCGATTACACCAACGACGGAATGGGTTGGCCGGATCGTGCACTGACATTGGCAGAAGCAACGTTGAAAGTAACAACCAGTGAGATTACGGGCTCAGGCATGGAGCTTTCTATGCTGCTTCCGGACGAAGACGCGAGTGCTAGCCTGTTTGATCTGGCGGATGGTGTATCAGATTGGATTAATCACTTTATCTCAGGTTTAGGCTTGGTCGGTGCACAACTGAACAAAGCGTCAGATGAGACTAAAGAAGCATTGGCTGATCTAGAAGAGATGGCAAAGTTAGGCATCGATGAAGACGACGACCTAGACGAGCAAGCACAGCTACTTGAGCAGGTTATTGAACATGTTAAGGCATGTGCATTAACCATTCATGCGGAGTTCGGTGCTCGCCCATCAGAAGATAGCGCACCAACCATTCATTAA
- the mscS gene encoding small-conductance mechanosensitive channel MscS, translated as MAESSSEFETPIVDGLSNAEQWLTNNSDLFIQYGVNIISALVILFIGNIIVKAVANSVSKVLQKKNMDRAVVEFIHGLVRYLLFVIVLIAALGRLGVQTASVVAVIGAAGLAVGLALQGSLSNFAAGVLIVAFRPFKSGDYVEIGGVAGSVDSIQIFQTVLTTPDNKMIVVPNGSVIGSPITNYSRHATRRIDLMIGVSYGSDLQKTKELLTRICESDERILKEPGIKVGVHTLADSSVNFVVRPWVKTADYWNVYFDLMQAIKEGLDKEGIEIPFPQMDVHVNKVEA; from the coding sequence ATGGCTGAAAGCTCTAGCGAATTTGAGACCCCAATTGTGGATGGCCTCTCGAATGCAGAACAGTGGTTAACGAATAACTCAGATCTCTTTATTCAATACGGTGTAAATATTATTTCAGCACTGGTTATCCTATTTATCGGTAACATTATCGTTAAAGCGGTCGCGAACAGTGTCTCTAAAGTGCTTCAGAAGAAAAATATGGACCGTGCAGTCGTAGAGTTTATCCACGGCTTAGTACGTTACCTGTTGTTCGTTATTGTTCTGATTGCTGCTCTTGGTCGCTTAGGGGTTCAAACTGCCTCGGTTGTTGCTGTAATTGGTGCGGCAGGTTTAGCGGTAGGTCTTGCGCTACAAGGTTCATTATCTAACTTTGCTGCAGGTGTATTGATTGTTGCATTCCGTCCATTTAAGTCTGGTGACTATGTTGAGATTGGTGGTGTAGCGGGTTCTGTTGATTCTATTCAGATTTTTCAAACGGTTCTGACAACGCCAGATAACAAAATGATTGTCGTACCAAACGGCAGCGTTATCGGTAGCCCAATCACGAACTACTCACGTCATGCAACTCGCCGTATCGATCTGATGATTGGTGTTTCCTATGGATCTGATCTGCAAAAGACGAAAGAACTATTAACGCGAATCTGTGAGTCAGATGAGCGCATATTAAAAGAACCAGGTATTAAAGTGGGTGTTCATACTCTGGCGGATTCTTCAGTTAACTTCGTGGTTCGCCCGTGGGTAAAGACTGCAGACTACTGGAACGTTTATTTCGATCTAATGCAAGCAATTAAAGAAGGCTTGGATAAAGAAGGTATCGAAATCCCATTCCCACAAATGGATGTTCACGTAAACAAAGTTGAAGCATAA
- a CDS encoding LysR family transcriptional regulator ArgP, producing the protein MRGLDYKWLEALDSVVNQRSFERAAEHLYISQSAVSQRIKQLEKWLAQPVLIRETPPRPTPAGKKLLGLYRRVRLLEHELVPELMNEESSQALSVSIATNADSLATWLLPALSDVMKTRQVELNMAIHGEARTIAKLKNGEVAGAISLESQAIPGCRADYLGRMDYVCVASPEFYQRYFSEGVNYATLKRAPAVSYDQYDDLHKKFLHDHFNVPRDAVINHTVGSSEAFVRIAMSSVAYCLIPRLQIVEELESGSLIDITPGFLLSYRIYWHHWQLESGVLKEISQAILNYAHQHLPQ; encoded by the coding sequence GTGCGTGGATTAGACTACAAATGGTTAGAGGCTCTTGATTCTGTGGTGAATCAGCGAAGTTTTGAGCGAGCTGCAGAGCATCTCTATATCTCTCAATCTGCAGTGTCACAACGGATTAAACAGCTCGAGAAGTGGCTTGCGCAGCCAGTATTAATTCGTGAAACACCGCCTCGGCCAACGCCTGCCGGTAAAAAGCTGTTGGGGTTATATCGAAGAGTGCGCCTGCTTGAACATGAGCTCGTCCCCGAGTTGATGAACGAAGAGAGTAGCCAAGCGCTGTCAGTTTCAATTGCGACCAATGCAGATAGTCTCGCGACTTGGTTATTGCCAGCACTGTCGGATGTAATGAAAACGAGACAAGTTGAGTTAAATATGGCCATTCATGGTGAGGCGAGGACCATCGCTAAACTGAAAAATGGGGAAGTTGCTGGCGCGATCAGTTTAGAGTCTCAAGCGATTCCAGGATGTCGCGCAGATTATTTAGGTCGAATGGATTATGTGTGCGTCGCAAGTCCTGAATTTTATCAGCGCTACTTCTCAGAAGGTGTTAACTACGCAACCCTCAAGCGTGCCCCGGCTGTCTCTTACGATCAGTATGATGATTTACATAAGAAGTTTCTTCATGATCACTTTAATGTGCCAAGAGATGCCGTGATTAATCATACGGTGGGTAGCTCAGAGGCATTTGTTCGTATTGCAATGTCCAGTGTTGCGTATTGTTTGATTCCGCGCTTACAGATCGTTGAGGAGCTAGAATCAGGCTCTCTGATTGATATCACACCGGGTTTCTTGCTCTCCTATCGAATCTATTGGCATCACTGGCAGCTGGAGAGTGGGGTTCTCAAAGAGATTTCACAGGCCATTCTCAACTATGCGCATCAACACCTTCCTCAGTAA
- the fbaA gene encoding class II fructose-bisphosphate aldolase — protein MSKIFDFVKPGVISGDDVQKVFEVAKENKFALPAVNVVGTDSVNAVLEAAAKVKSPVVVQFSNGGAAFFAGKGVKLEGQGAQILGAVAGAKYVHAVAEAYGVPVILHTDHAAKKLLPWIDGLLDAGEEFFAQTGKPLFSSHMLDLSEESLEENIETCAKYLERMAKMNMTIEIELGCTGGEEDGVDNSDMDASELYTSPEDVAYAYEKLSAVSHRFTIAASFGNVHGVYKPGNVVLTPTILRDSQAYCAEKFGIAPNALNFVFHGGSGSTEAEIQESIGYGVIKMNIDTDTQWATWDGIRQYEADNRDYLQGQIGNPTGEDAPNKKYYDPRVWLRAGQTSMVARLEKAFADLNAVDVL, from the coding sequence ATGTCTAAGATCTTCGATTTTGTAAAACCTGGTGTGATTTCTGGCGATGACGTACAGAAAGTATTTGAAGTAGCAAAAGAGAACAAGTTTGCTCTTCCAGCAGTAAACGTTGTAGGTACAGACTCTGTAAACGCAGTACTAGAAGCAGCTGCAAAAGTTAAGTCTCCAGTTGTTGTTCAATTCTCTAACGGCGGTGCTGCTTTCTTCGCAGGTAAAGGCGTGAAACTTGAAGGTCAAGGCGCTCAAATCCTTGGTGCTGTAGCTGGTGCTAAATACGTACACGCTGTAGCTGAAGCTTACGGTGTTCCAGTTATTCTTCACACTGACCACGCTGCTAAGAAACTTCTTCCTTGGATCGACGGTCTACTAGACGCTGGTGAAGAGTTCTTCGCTCAAACTGGTAAGCCTCTATTCTCTTCTCACATGCTAGACCTTTCTGAAGAGTCTCTAGAAGAGAACATCGAAACATGTGCTAAGTACCTAGAGCGCATGGCTAAAATGAACATGACAATCGAGATCGAACTTGGTTGTACTGGTGGTGAAGAAGACGGCGTTGATAACTCTGATATGGACGCATCTGAGCTTTACACTTCTCCAGAAGACGTTGCTTACGCATACGAGAAACTAAGCGCTGTTTCACACCGTTTCACTATCGCTGCATCTTTCGGTAACGTACACGGTGTATACAAGCCAGGTAACGTTGTTCTAACTCCAACTATCCTACGTGACTCTCAAGCATACTGTGCAGAGAAGTTCGGTATCGCACCTAACGCTCTAAACTTCGTATTCCACGGTGGTTCTGGTTCTACTGAAGCAGAAATCCAAGAGTCTATCGGCTACGGTGTTATCAAAATGAACATCGATACTGATACTCAGTGGGCTACATGGGATGGTATCCGTCAGTACGAAGCTGACAACCGTGACTACCTACAAGGTCAAATCGGTAACCCAACTGGCGAAGACGCGCCAAACAAGAAGTACTACGATCCACGCGTATGGCTACGTGCTGGTCAAACTTCTATGGTTGCTCGTCTTGAGAAAGCATTCGCTGACCTTAACGCTGTAGACGTACTATAA
- a CDS encoding TetR/AcrR family transcriptional regulator, giving the protein MSKREATKQKILVSAWELFGENGYDNTTTRQIARHAGVADGTVFSHFETKLTILREGMLAQLEKVGREVLTFDQDKSALSIGTSLIEHYYRYYFDNVELSRVLLKEVIWDLDYYRTFDQALIQAVNVSPSMSEKMPLIMDSYFMTLIRHLSQPEPSLEAALNELNKKIRIILA; this is encoded by the coding sequence GTGAGTAAGAGAGAGGCAACGAAACAGAAGATCTTAGTGTCTGCTTGGGAACTGTTTGGAGAGAATGGTTACGACAACACAACAACCCGACAGATTGCTCGTCACGCGGGCGTGGCAGATGGCACAGTATTTAGTCATTTTGAAACCAAGCTGACGATCCTTCGAGAAGGGATGCTAGCGCAGTTGGAGAAAGTTGGTCGGGAAGTCTTAACGTTTGACCAAGATAAGAGCGCGTTGAGCATTGGTACTTCGCTGATTGAACACTACTATCGCTATTATTTTGATAATGTTGAATTAAGTCGAGTGTTGCTCAAAGAGGTCATTTGGGATTTGGACTACTACCGTACGTTTGATCAAGCACTGATTCAGGCGGTTAATGTCAGTCCGTCAATGTCTGAAAAAATGCCGTTGATTATGGATAGCTATTTCATGACTTTGATTAGACACTTGAGCCAACCAGAACCAAGCCTTGAAGCTGCGTTGAATGAACTGAATAAAAAAATTCGAATCATTCTAGCGTAA
- the serA gene encoding phosphoglycerate dehydrogenase, with the protein MAKVSLEKDKIKILLLEGLHPSSVEVLQAAGYTNIEYHKGSLPEEELLEAVKDAHFIGIRSRTNLSQEVIDAAEKLVAIGCFCIGTNQVDLDAAAKRGVPVFNAPFSNTRSVAELVLGQVLLLLRGIPEKNALAHRGIWKKSADNSYEARGKRLGIIGYGHIGTQLGIIAENLGMRVYFYDIENKLSLGNATQVHTMTELLNKCDVISLHVPETNETKNMMGKEEFDRMKPGAIFINAARGTVVDIPALCGALDSGHLGGAAIDVFPTEPKTNADPFESPLMQFDNVILTPHVGGSTQEAQENIGVEVAGKLAKYSDNGSTLSSVNFPEVSLPLHTGTSRLLHIHENRPGILTQINTIFAEEGINIAGQYLQTAADMGYVVIDVEADRSEEALLKLKEIEGTIRARLLH; encoded by the coding sequence ATGGCCAAAGTTTCACTGGAAAAAGATAAGATTAAAATTCTGCTGTTAGAGGGACTTCACCCTTCTTCAGTTGAAGTACTACAAGCCGCCGGTTATACCAATATTGAATACCATAAAGGCTCCTTACCTGAAGAAGAGCTACTAGAAGCAGTTAAAGATGCGCACTTTATCGGTATCCGTTCTCGTACAAATCTATCCCAAGAAGTGATCGACGCTGCAGAAAAGCTGGTTGCAATCGGCTGTTTCTGTATCGGTACTAACCAAGTTGACCTAGACGCAGCAGCTAAGCGCGGCGTTCCTGTGTTTAACGCACCTTTCTCAAACACGCGTAGTGTTGCTGAGCTGGTATTAGGTCAGGTACTTCTACTTCTTCGTGGCATTCCAGAGAAGAACGCACTTGCACACCGTGGTATTTGGAAAAAGAGTGCAGACAACTCTTACGAAGCGCGTGGTAAACGCTTAGGCATCATAGGTTACGGTCACATCGGTACTCAGTTGGGTATCATTGCTGAAAACTTAGGTATGCGCGTTTATTTCTACGACATCGAGAACAAGCTGTCGCTAGGTAACGCAACGCAAGTTCATACCATGACTGAGCTTTTAAATAAGTGTGATGTAATTTCTCTGCATGTTCCTGAAACCAACGAAACCAAGAACATGATGGGTAAAGAAGAGTTTGACCGCATGAAGCCGGGCGCTATCTTCATCAACGCGGCGCGTGGCACGGTTGTAGATATCCCAGCACTATGCGGTGCGCTTGATTCTGGTCACTTAGGTGGTGCAGCGATTGATGTATTCCCAACAGAACCGAAAACCAATGCTGACCCATTTGAGTCACCATTAATGCAGTTCGACAATGTTATCCTAACACCGCACGTAGGTGGTTCTACACAGGAAGCGCAAGAGAACATCGGTGTAGAAGTAGCGGGTAAACTGGCGAAGTACTCAGATAACGGTTCAACACTATCAAGTGTTAACTTCCCAGAGGTATCTCTACCGCTGCATACAGGTACATCACGCCTACTGCACATCCACGAGAACCGTCCAGGTATCCTGACTCAAATCAACACCATCTTCGCTGAAGAAGGCATTAACATTGCAGGTCAGTACCTACAAACGGCAGCCGACATGGGTTACGTAGTGATTGATGTCGAAGCGGATCGCTCTGAAGAAGCACTGCTGAAGCTCAAAGAGATTGAAGGCACGATTCGTGCTCGTCTACTTCACTAA
- a CDS encoding oxidative stress defense protein, whose protein sequence is MKLVPNMLATSLTLTAALSVISFPSWAEVTSFPHLSTTGYGEVVAKPDMATFSVKVVESTMTAEQAKGTVDRVVSGFLNKLEEAGIDKTSIQSSNLYLAPQYHYPKEGKPELVGYRASRNITVQVEDLANLNRYLDIALSEGINQVDNIQLQVRDQAKYQEMARLKAIKDAQSKAKSLADGFDKELGNVWRIDYNAQYAQPVLMRSMAMDSRTESNSYQDSTITIRDRVDVIYQLEE, encoded by the coding sequence ATGAAGTTAGTTCCAAATATGTTAGCGACATCTCTTACTCTGACTGCAGCTCTGAGTGTTATCAGTTTTCCATCATGGGCTGAAGTGACCAGCTTTCCTCATCTTTCAACGACCGGTTATGGTGAAGTCGTTGCCAAGCCAGATATGGCGACTTTCTCTGTCAAGGTAGTTGAATCAACCATGACAGCTGAGCAAGCAAAAGGCACGGTGGACAGAGTGGTTAGCGGGTTTCTGAATAAGCTAGAAGAAGCGGGCATCGATAAAACCAGTATTCAAAGTTCTAACCTATATCTTGCGCCTCAGTATCACTATCCGAAAGAGGGCAAGCCAGAACTCGTGGGTTATCGAGCATCGCGTAATATCACGGTGCAGGTTGAAGATTTAGCAAACTTAAATCGTTATTTGGACATTGCGTTAAGCGAAGGAATCAATCAGGTAGACAACATTCAGCTACAGGTGCGAGACCAAGCCAAGTATCAAGAGATGGCTCGCCTCAAAGCGATTAAAGATGCGCAGAGTAAGGCTAAGTCTTTAGCTGATGGTTTCGATAAAGAACTCGGTAATGTGTGGCGTATTGATTACAACGCACAGTACGCACAACCGGTTTTGATGCGCTCTATGGCTATGGATTCAAGAACAGAATCTAACTCATATCAAGATTCTACAATCACGATTCGCGATCGTGTTGATGTGATCTATCAGCTTGAAGAGTAA
- the rpiA gene encoding ribose-5-phosphate isomerase RpiA: MTQDEMKKAAGWAALQYVEEGSIVGVGTGSTVNHFIDALGTMKDKIKGAVSSSVASTQRLEELEIKVYECNDVAKLDIYVDGADEINPTRDMIKGGGAALTREKIVAAISDKFVCIVDGTKAVDVLGKFPLPVEVIPMARSYVARELVKLGGDPVYREGCITDNGNVILDVHGMAIENPKQMEDIINGIAGVVTVGLFAHRGADVVITGTPEGAKIEE, from the coding sequence ATGACTCAAGATGAAATGAAAAAAGCGGCTGGTTGGGCAGCACTTCAGTATGTTGAAGAAGGCAGCATTGTGGGTGTTGGTACTGGCTCTACAGTAAATCACTTCATCGACGCACTAGGCACAATGAAAGACAAGATTAAAGGTGCCGTTTCTAGCTCTGTAGCATCTACACAACGTCTAGAAGAACTAGAAATCAAAGTGTATGAGTGTAACGACGTTGCGAAACTCGACATCTACGTTGATGGCGCGGACGAAATCAACCCAACTCGTGACATGATTAAAGGCGGCGGCGCGGCTCTTACTCGTGAAAAGATTGTTGCTGCAATCTCTGACAAATTTGTTTGTATTGTTGATGGTACTAAAGCCGTTGACGTACTTGGCAAATTCCCACTGCCAGTAGAAGTAATCCCAATGGCTCGCTCTTATGTAGCGCGCGAGCTTGTAAAACTAGGTGGTGACCCGGTTTACCGTGAAGGCTGTATCACAGATAACGGCAACGTGATCTTAGACGTGCACGGCATGGCGATTGAAAATCCAAAACAGATGGAAGACATCATTAACGGTATTGCTGGTGTGGTAACTGTTGGTCTATTTGCTCACCGTGGTGCGGATGTTGTCATTACAGGTACCCCTGAAGGCGCAAAAATCGAAGAATAA
- the ubiH gene encoding 2-octaprenyl-6-methoxyphenyl hydroxylase, translating into MAQFDVVIAGGAMAGATLALALNQLSQRSLSIAVVEPYQVDHSAHPGFDSRSIALSYGTVQILESLQLWSSILPVATAIKDIHVSDRGHAGMTDIFSEQLAVDALGYVVELADVGRIYQEKLEAESNITLFCPSSASEITRHLEHTDIELSCGETISTKLLVAADGAISTCCERLGITLNEHDFGQVAVIANIVANEPHAGRAFERFTEHGPVALLPMTNNRLSLVWCLPPEQAEKVMALDETAFLEQLQDAFGWRLGKLEKVGQRASYPLILRHRQQNISHRFAIVGNAAQTLHPIAGQGFNLGIRDVASLAEEVCEQLDDAGHYAGLTRFRKRRESDRETTISLTSGLVHLFSNDWPATRLGRNLGLAAMDNISPLKGPLLRHTLGLVER; encoded by the coding sequence ATGGCTCAATTTGATGTGGTAATTGCTGGTGGAGCAATGGCAGGCGCAACACTTGCTTTAGCCCTCAACCAGTTAAGTCAACGCTCTTTATCGATAGCTGTGGTTGAACCGTATCAGGTTGACCATAGTGCTCACCCTGGGTTTGATTCTCGCTCTATCGCACTCTCTTACGGAACGGTGCAGATTTTAGAGTCTCTCCAACTGTGGTCATCGATCTTACCGGTAGCGACGGCGATCAAAGATATTCATGTCTCAGACCGCGGTCATGCAGGGATGACAGATATCTTCAGCGAACAGCTCGCAGTGGATGCCCTAGGCTACGTGGTGGAACTTGCTGATGTTGGGCGTATCTACCAAGAGAAACTTGAGGCTGAAAGCAATATCACTCTGTTTTGTCCATCCTCGGCGAGTGAGATTACTCGCCATCTTGAGCATACGGATATTGAACTGAGTTGCGGCGAGACGATTTCCACTAAGTTGTTGGTGGCAGCTGATGGTGCCATCTCGACTTGCTGTGAGCGTTTAGGTATTACTCTGAATGAGCACGATTTTGGTCAGGTTGCCGTTATCGCAAATATTGTCGCGAACGAACCGCATGCTGGACGTGCATTTGAGCGCTTTACTGAGCATGGCCCAGTCGCGTTATTACCGATGACTAATAACCGTTTGTCTTTAGTTTGGTGTCTGCCACCAGAACAAGCTGAGAAAGTCATGGCGTTAGATGAAACGGCCTTTCTTGAGCAACTGCAAGACGCCTTTGGTTGGCGCCTAGGCAAGTTGGAAAAAGTGGGGCAGAGAGCGAGTTACCCACTGATTTTACGTCATCGACAACAGAACATCTCCCATCGATTTGCGATTGTTGGCAACGCCGCACAAACCTTACACCCGATTGCGGGGCAAGGATTTAACCTTGGCATTCGCGATGTTGCGTCGCTCGCGGAAGAGGTATGTGAGCAGCTGGATGACGCAGGTCACTACGCAGGATTAACACGCTTTAGAAAACGTCGAGAGTCGGATCGTGAAACCACGATTTCGCTCACTTCAGGTCTGGTTCACCTGTTTTCAAATGACTGGCCAGCTACACGCTTAGGTCGTAATCTCGGATTGGCAGCAATGGATAACATCTCACCCCTTAAAGGCCCTTTATTGCGTCATACGTTAGGTTTGGTTGAGAGATAA
- a CDS encoding 5-formyltetrahydrofolate cyclo-ligase: MKTLTRNEFRTLIRQKRKALSTLEQQQAGLDLVERCSTLEDIHRAQHIALYISTDGELDTQPLIEWLWSQGKEVYLPVLHPFSDGHLLFLRYAKDTPTVHNKYGIVEPKLDQTQVKPVRELDIIFTPLVGFDSYGHRLGMGGGYYDRTLAPWFKTGVGATPIGLAHDCQNVEQLPTENWDIPLPKIVTPSKTWQWEIGD, encoded by the coding sequence ATGAAGACGCTCACTCGTAACGAGTTTCGCACTCTCATCCGACAGAAACGCAAAGCACTCTCTACTCTTGAACAGCAGCAAGCTGGCTTAGATCTCGTTGAACGTTGTTCAACCTTAGAGGACATCCATAGAGCACAACATATCGCCCTCTATATATCTACCGACGGTGAGCTTGATACACAGCCGCTGATCGAATGGCTATGGTCACAGGGAAAAGAAGTCTACCTTCCAGTACTGCACCCTTTTTCAGACGGACATCTCCTGTTCTTACGCTACGCGAAAGATACACCAACGGTGCACAATAAATATGGCATTGTGGAACCCAAGCTCGACCAAACTCAGGTTAAACCCGTGCGTGAGCTCGATATTATCTTTACACCACTGGTTGGCTTTGATTCCTATGGCCACCGCTTAGGCATGGGCGGTGGCTACTACGACCGCACGTTAGCACCTTGGTTCAAAACTGGCGTTGGAGCAACACCCATCGGGCTTGCTCATGATTGTCAGAACGTTGAGCAGCTACCTACCGAAAACTGGGACATCCCGTTGCCTAAAATCGTGACTCCGAGTAAAACTTGGCAATGGGAAATTGGTGACTAA